The DNA region AAGAAATGCAACCTCACTGTTAAGCATAGAAATTACTGCAGCCATTGTGGGTCTGTCTACAGCACGTTCTTGTACACATAGAAGTCCTATGTGTATACACcttaaaatatctttatgaTGAGTAACATCATATATTTCTGGATCTATTACAGATAATATGTTGCCTTCCCTCCATTGTATCCATGCCTGAAatgcaataaagaaaaaaaaaaagttaacgtTTGAAAGTTGTATCATTCAGCAGCATAAGGCAAAAGTTCCTGTAGAAGAGTCAGAGACTCAGAAATAAATTGTTGAAACTTACAAATCCTAAAAGGCTAAGAGCATTGTCGTCGTCGTAAAATCTTGAGTTCCTTCTTCCACTAACAATCTCTATTACCAAAACACCAAAACTAAAGACATCTGATTTCTCTGAAAACAGTCCTTGCATTGCATATTCAGGGGACATATAGCCACTGCATTcaaatgtaaattaaaattaactctcCAAGTATTGTACATTTGTACTATAACATTggacaacaaaaaatatactcACTATGTTCCAACAACCCTGTTAGTATTGGCCTGATCTTCAGTTCCTCCAAAGATTCTAGCCATACCAAAGTCTGATATTTTTGGATTCAGCGCTTCATCTAATAAGACATTGCTTGCCTTCAAATCTCTGTGTATGATTTTTAGCCTAGAGTCTCTATGAAGATAAAGCAATCCTCGACCTATTCCTTCTATTATGCCACAGCGCTTCCTCCAATCTAGGAGTTTACTTTTTGATGGATCTAAAAAGTACACATTAAGGGTAGCATTATACTATTGTGAACATAATATTAGAAGAGTAACTTACGAAACTAAGTCATTTAAATCCCCTGACTAGTGTGCTTTCAGGAAAACTCAATAGTTATGAAAtgattgtttaatttatttcttaaacatTTTTGCATATGCTAAATAAAGAGAATCATAAAAGTTTGGAATTCTATATGAGACAAATACTAGAGGAGGAATCCAAAGAACTAACCAAAGATAAACACATCCAAACTTTTGTTTAGCATGTATTCATATATCAACATCTTTTCATCACCTTCAGCACAACAGCCAAAAAGTTTTACAAGATTACGATGTTGAAGCTTGGAAATCACCACTACTTCATTCATGAATTCTTCTAGACCTTGTCCAGAGGCTCTAGAAAGTCTTTTAACTGCTATTTCCTGTCCATCTGGCAATTTCCCCTGGGAAAAGAAATATTAAGAGGACAACTATAAACATTGGATTCAAATATGATAATAACTTTGTTTTAAGGTACCTTGTACACCGGACCAAAACCACCCTGCCCAAGTTTGTTGGACAGGTGGAAGTTGTTTGTGGCTGCAACaaccctttcaaaatcaaacagTAACAGCTCCTGGAGTTTAACTTGTGACAGTTCTTCAATTACCTTGTTGCTTGTATGTTCAGATGGTACCCCATTGTTAAAACGAGCCAAATATTTGTTGCCCCTTTTCCTTCCTGACTTGATCGAGTGCCATATTTTAGCTGGAATGAGAAAGATAATGTCACCTTAACTCCTTTACCAACAAAACGAAAACATAATTGTAGTACTAATTCTGAAACCACCTAAGATAGTGTTTACCTGGGTGATTGGAAGTCCTCCACATGACATATGCACACGCACAAATAACAATGAAGACAGTTCCTATTGTCACTGTAATTATAATGATGATTGTTGTGTTTGTCCCTTCATCTGTTGTGAAGgaaaaaattgaatctaaaataTAGGGAATGCAATTCAAAGAAACTATGATTAAAATGATTGAGCAGTAGCATACCATGTTCAAGTTCAGTATAGGCTCCACGAACATATAGATCAAGTCCATTACTCGAGAATTGTTGTATGTCAAGTAGATTTCCAGTCCAAGACATACAACCAATCATTTCCTCATGAGAATAAGCAACACAAGAGCAATTCTCCAAGCATTGACTTCTGCACTTGTCAGGATCAACAGGAGATCTTTCTGGAAAATCTGGAACTTTAACCATTTGCAGTTCCAAAAATCCATCTTCGTTTGTATCTATACTTGTGTTTTGATCTTTGACCCTTTCACACAGCAAACCTGTGTTCCTAACGCATCCACTAGTCCAATGTTGTCTATTCCATTCCTCTTTGTTCCTTGGCTCAAACCCTTTCAAACAGCTGCATATTGGTGAGCTCTGTGCATTACAGATTGCAAACGACCCACATATAGCATAAATATCACAATCTGATTTTCTACTAGCCCACATAAGTCCCATTTCTTGCTTCTCATCATCCCACCATTTTTCTTCCAACCGGCCTTGCGAATTCAACATATAGATTAAAAATCCCAATGGACCTAATTCACTTGACACTGTGTAATAGATGTTTATGTTTCCTTCCCCATCGTCCCCACCTTTGAAGCCATTAAGATACGTCGACATGTACGCTATACCTGTAAAGATCCCACCGTTCCATGGACCACTGCGCCAGTAGAGTTGAGTTCCATTGAAAATGAACAATTCAACTATATTTTTGCGTTGAACAAGGCTGGAAGAGAAGCTCCCAACAGAGGGATTATAAGGGCTTTCCCATGATGTAAGTTCTACTTTCTTACCTGTACTTTTGTTGATCGAAAGTTTCATGCCGGGCAATAATGTATTTGAAGGTTGCTGAAAACTGTCCCATAAGATGTTTCCAGTTGTTGTTTCTGCGAGGACAAGCTTACCCGAATCTGAAAACTGGGAGCTTGTATTGAATGATGTCTTGGACACATTTGTCGACCAAATGACTTGTTTGTGTCCATTAAGCACCACAAGATTGCCATCTTCAGATATTGTAACAATTCCAGAAGAATcattcagaggttggtttctgTTAGCAACCCAAATTACTGTGGATTGAGACTTCCACCAAATTCCAACGTAGCGGTTTGTAGAGTTTTGAGGGGTGAAGAACCCCAAAGTAAAGTTACCATCCGTGGAAGTTAGAGTTTCAGTGTCCTTTATGGATTGAGATGATGTAATGGTGTCTATGGCAGTACCAACGTCCAACACATGGCAACACAGTATgaatacaaagaaaaattttacaCAGCTGCTGgaacccattttttttttagatgaatagaataagataagatctacATAATAATATGAACCATATGGAAACTCTTTATTCCTTCTTTTAAGATTTGACAATTCTCTCTTAATTAAAAGTCAACGGTCTACTTTGAGATACAAATGAGAATTTCTAGGATGCTTCCCCACAAATTTGTAGGTGCCTTTCTCATTTGTAACTTGTCAAGCAAACTCTTTTGTAATTGGCTTGGTACTTCGGCTCTTAAAATTATACCTTTggctagtattttttaaaaaaaaaaacgtagcatatatatattagatttgGATATGTGATGATTGTAGGAGATACCAGGACCATTGGATTGCTatataatgattaatcaagGGCTGCGATGCAGCAGGATGATGGTTGGAGGAAAAAAATGCTGTAGAGGATCCAAGTATACgggataaaagagagaaatatgaAGAGTGTGACTAGGTGTttgaaaaattgggatgttagaAATATCATTGGTCAAATAATTACGAGATACTACTATGCATTATTGTCCTTTCTTTCCACAAGCATGGCAAGAGAAGTCAGACAATACCAATCCGTGTGTTGACTCTTGGGAGCAAAACTCAATCaagattgaaaaagaaaaagttcacTTAACGATAACGTTGAAATTCGTCATTATTAACAAGAATTATTAATCACTACCACAGAAATCTTTAagcattaaaatatttatagaaaaaatgtcAATGACTATTTTATGGTATCCAGAAGTATTTAAGCGTCCAATTTACGAAGATATTCTTTTCATATGCTTATTTGACGACGTTATCCTTACCCAAGTAGATCGGAACGTCGTCAGAAGAGGACCATGTTTGATGTGTAACTCTCTAGCTCTCTCTCAGGTTAATCatactttctttctcttttatttttttatccaattattctgaattcaagtaaaattaaaaattagtatgTTTACATAAACTTCATAAATATTAtcaggagaagaaaataaaaaaagctttAGTAGTTTATAAAAGTTCTTATATATTAACCTAGAGACTAAATggataattaaatctaatttttaatatatatttatttataaaatgtaatttaaaagtAACCAAGTTTAGAATGTATAATATACTTCAGCACAAGTATTGATATaggatttataaaaatatataaatattttaaaaaaatactatcataAAATATACATCCAAATCTTCTCAACTAATAAAGAGATTGAACTTGAACCTCATTATCATTCAAAGACATTATTAACCCACGTGTCTATACAAAAacaataagtaaattttaacaGTTACCAACACGTACTACTATTTTGGATAAAGTAAATTCATTTGACACGTGAATTTAACCAATGATTTATACAAGATAGTGATCATAAAAAGTACTAACATTATAAGAAGGAAACCATATTTTAACAAACGCAAAAATATCAAAgcaatatttatttaagaaaagatGTGATTTACTCAAACTAAAAATCCAAATTTTAAATGGCATTTGTAAAAGGAAATTATCAGGgaagaacataaaaatccaATTCTCAGACGGTGGAAAACttattcaaaaatcaaatttggcaAAATTAATAGCTCTGACACTAACTTATACAGGTTTCATCTTTCTTAGAGCTTTTGTTTCGCTATCTACCTCCAATATCTGTAATACTAATAGCATTGATGGAGCAAAATCTATGACTTTCTTTAGATGATACTGACACCGAATTCAACATATTGTGGCTCTGGATGAGTGCTGGTTGActtggagaaggaagaaagacaaCTTCCCTGTTAAACATACAAATTACTGCAGCCATTGTGGGTCTGTCTACAGTAAGTTATTGCATGCATAGAAGCCCTATATGTATGCACCTTAAAATTTCTTTATGATGAGTAACATCATATATTGCTATCTATTAGAGATAATATGTTGCCTTCCTTCCATTGTATCCAGGCCTGAAatgcacaaaaagaaaaaaaagttaacttttGAAAGTTGTATCATTCAGCAGCATAAGGCAAAAGTTCCTGTAAAAGAATCAGAGacttagaaataaattattgagACTTACAAATCCTAAAAGGCCAAGACCATTCTCATCATCATAAAATCTTGAGTTTCTTCTTCCACTAACAATCTCTAGTACCAAAACACCAAAGCTAAAGACATCTGATTTCTCTGAAATTAGTCCTTGCATTGCATATTCAGGGGACATATAGCCACTGCATAcaaatgtaaattaaaattgaat from Glycine soja cultivar W05 chromosome 8, ASM419377v2, whole genome shotgun sequence includes:
- the LOC114423739 gene encoding receptor-like serine/threonine-protein kinase SD1-7, yielding MARNFGGSEDQAYTNRVVGTYGYMSPEYAMQGLISEKSDVFSFGVLVLEIVSGRRNSRFYDDENGLGLLGFAWIQWKEGNILSLIDSNI